From a single Carassius carassius chromosome 8, fCarCar2.1, whole genome shotgun sequence genomic region:
- the LOC132145276 gene encoding cilia- and flagella-associated protein 44 isoform X1 → MDASETLTDELTSPEQTVGVEECDGNPEEEQKKSIPDDMHYSYEELCSKPFITADSNIPQNLLHLSHSFGYDCGRRGNLQLLDEHTLTFIAGNLLILLDMHTKKQHYIRSSSGGGIGAIMTHPSKQYLAVAEKGHQPNIIIYEYPSLRPYRILRGGTGCEYSFVDFNRDGSLLASVGGAPDYMLTLWDWRQEQVTLCNKAFSQDVYRVTFSPDSVGQLTTSGTGHIRFWKMANTFTGLKLQGLLGSFGKTTVTDIEGYVELPDGKVVSGSEWGNMLLWEGGLIKVELCRKGGRTCHSGTIYQFNLDEGELMTIGSDGAVRSWNLETIDTADAVDDSGLFEIEPMNEIIIGRNVSLHSMVKSSIPETSIWFAQDSNGCIWKLDLSFSNITQDPVCLFSFHAGAIQGMDVSEKSHLTATTALDSSVRVFDFLSKKELTICRFKQGGTTLTWASDMVNTAGGLLVVGFEDGVVRLLELFNTQSLHAVAGRTRSGDAELRLRQALKPHNAPVTAIAYERTGKIMATGSADSTVFFFTVGERYTPVGFVTVPGPVQGLEWSPQSHEKNTLLIFCQNGHVVEVQCPDPGAQTGGNTFQLSDLPTMHFCFSSIKSRIKREAEVALRQARKEEKKKEREKRLKKLKEQKPDATEEELQEEEKEEDEKEEELPPLYIPSPPSPLHCGFYSTPGSFWLSMGGYDSGYLYHCKFSEQQSDPLERTDEPCSFIPVHDADRNPILTINFNSSRQLLLCGMKDGSIRVYPVQASDHQLSSMQVYWALSVHDNHYGHVRHIRFSFDDTFVLTAGEDGNIFSFSCLPEEELQKAMLKHAKVPSPRVGLETEKAVQDIEDPSAYSIETAKQKLELDRMHKNAEQRKQERRKRLAELQSRFQALLEQNQSLPEHIRLHRSEFELDPSFREETERQTEERMMEVRKELAWEEERYRIGLNKLQTMFWESVVEDTITVHAFKSGHKVSNYRLLALSAIQMHLHQHGTAPSQSGPMEQDHWQSKAQPGKEASNISLQDELVTDPVMQSGSMQAGSRKLASREAEKLQKAAEKAEKALAMIEKRKKEWAELYSSKPSEDYEDPKDVEAIRLAKEKMGDFKLKSAKDFTVPEHLRMNVEKKRLQLVELEKKIFEKKSEMNSRVMALRDSKMEIVSQLQAQVEQLLEVQQHLPPEKHCPLPAVPVLMPEEMPERKHRYTRATLERYATLRDKMASTGLEEQQDEQNILELLEQEEQGTHTEAQDTHIENEGDETHSHKQEVELTELEKEIRDIEEFRNLCQQDQLLKQMEEAVWRFDAELCVLRHEKQEMDVYMKLADLRHVTLFEELLLLKEFEKREDILQERLTTYLQEEEEIRTKMHENKKQMELKKRDILRLQGKEKTIAATFQASLGENNKFEEFLTRVFKKKIKRTKKKETQGRDGGDVTEEEDDSDEDSDEESDGDNDEDYDDPETGVPLDDSVCPQNCDPELFENTLRLREHRLDVEEQLQEEIKTVDGLKKEYDTLTKKEKIVQNNRKAAEGDLELINREKQQKLNEVDVVVPLRLHQIEYVNNGLLPGKLDSALVLNTADLQHLEKRIKELQQEKTEQRELYKHAKQQHVQLRHDLKDMEAKIKVSEVRCEQLMLKKFGELVDLEVLQTLSGNRRVEEMRQEIREHDTKYTKELKHWEAKVIEAREALTEITKQNTERLRKMNSLLSQKKALDEQLNARQQKTVGQFRGRLVEKQELQRLQQLIAAQTQDIEALSDEIHALSRKDGHVLPPLEPVLPPIPTLQHKHTASNSGVHRKLNLSSKAVK, encoded by the exons ATGGACGCTTCCGAGACGCTAACAGATGAACTTACTTCACCAG AGCAGACAGTGGGGGTTGAGGAGTGTGATGGAAACCCTGAGGAAGAGCAGAAGAAGTCGATCCCAGATGACATGCATTACAGCTATGAGGAACTGTGCTCCAAACCCTTCATCACTGCAGACTCCAACATCCCACAGAACCTGCTGCACCTCTC ACATTCATTTGGCTATGACTGTGGTCGGAGAGGAAACCTACAGCTGTTGGATGAGCATACGTTGACCTTCATAGCTGGGAATCTGCTTATCCTATTGGATATGCACACCAAAAAACAGCATTACATCCGCTCTAGCAGCGGGGGAGGAATCGGAGCCATTATG ACTCATCCAAGTAAGCAGTATCTTGCAGTGGCAGAGAAAGGCCATCAGCCTAACATCATCATATATGAGTATCCATCCCTGCGCCCTTACAGGATCCTCAGAG GTGGCACAGGCTGTGAATACAGCTTTGTGGATTTTAATCGTGATGGCTCTTTACTGGCCAGCGTGGGTGGAGCTCCAGACTACATGCTTACGCTGTGGGACTGGAGGCAGGAACAGGTGACACTGTGCAATAAAGCTTTCTCGCAGGATGTCTACAGGGTCACCTTTTCACCCGACAGTGTTGGACAGCTCACTACATCTGGCACTGGGCACATTAG ATTCTGGAAAATGGCTAATACATTCACTGGTTTAAAGTTGCAAGGGTTGCTGGGAAGTTTTGGAAAAACAACAGTTACAGATATAGAAGGATATGTGGAGCTTCCTGATGGAAAG GTTGTGTCAGGATCAGAGTGGGGTAACATGCTCCTTTGGGAGGGGGGTCTGATAAAAGTGGAATTATGCCGTAAAGGTGGACGCACTTGTCATAGCGGCACCATTTACCAGTTTAACCTGGATGAGGGAGAACTAATGACCATAGGATCTGATGGAGCAGTCAGA AGCTGGAACCTGGAGACCATAGACACGGCAGATGCAGTTGATGACAGCGGCCTGTTTGAGATTGAACCCATGAATGAGATAATAATCGGCCGTAATGTCAGCTTACATTCTATGGTCAAGAGCTCCATCCCAGAAACTTCCATCTGGTTTGCTCAG gaCTCTAATGGCTGTATTTGGAAATTGGATCTCTCATTCTCCAACATT ACCCAAGATCCAGTGTGTCTATTCTCATTTCATGCTGGTGCCATTCAGGGCATGGATGTTTCTGAAAAGAGCCATCTCACGGCCACTACAGCCTTGGACT CCTCAGTCAGGGTGTTTGACTTTCTTTCAAAGAAAGAGCTCACGATATGCCGCTTCAAACAAGGAGGGACAACACTCACATGGGCTTCAGACATG GTGAACACTGCCGGGGGTCTGCTGGTTGTGGGTTTTGAAGACGGCGTTGTACGTCTCTTGGAGCTGTTTAACACTCAGAGTCTGCACGCGGTTGCAGGACGCACACGCTCTGGAGATGCTGAACTCCGCCTGAGACAAGCTCTCAAACCCCACAATGCACCTGTGACCGCCATCGCCTACGAAAGAACTGGAAAGATCATGGCTACTGGG AGCGCAGACAGCACTGTTTTCTTCTTCACGGTGGGGGAAAGATACACACCAGTAGGGTTTGTTACAGTCCCAGGTCCTGTGCAAGGTCTGGAGTGGTCACCTCAGTCACAT GAGAAAAACACTCTGCTGATCTTCTGTCAAAATGGTCATGTGGTGGAAGTTCAGTGTCCTGATCCCGGAGCTCAGACTGGTGGAAACACCTTTCAACTCTCAGATCTTCCCACAATGCATTTCTGCTTCAGCAGCATCAAGTCCCGAATTAAG AGAGAAGCAGAGGTAGCACTCAGGCAGGCCAGAAAAGAGGAGAAgaagaaagagagggaaaaaCGCTTGAAGAAATTAAAGGAGCAGAAGCCAGATGCCACAGAGGAGGAACTACAGGAGGAAGAAAAAGAAGAGGATGAGAAGGAAGAGGAACTGCCACCTCTTTACATTCCATCTCCACCCAGTCCTCTACACTGCGGCTTTTACTCAACACCAGGGTCATTCTGGCTTTCTATG GGTGGCTATGACTCAGGGTATTTGTACCACTGTAAGTTCTCTGAACAGCAGAGCGATCCATTAGAGAGGACAGATGAGCCCTGTTCCTTCATACCTGTGCATGATGCAGACAGAAACCCCATTCTCACCATCAATTTCAA TTCGAGCAGACAGTTGTTGTTATGTGGCATGAAGGATGGCAGTATTCGGGTGTACCCTGTACAGGCCTCAGACCATCAGCTCAGCTCCATGCAGGTGTACTGGGCCCTCAGCGTCCATGACAACCACTACGGCCATGTGCGCCACATCCGCTTCAGCTTTGATGACACATTTGTCCTGACCGCAGGAGAGGATGGCAACATCTTCTCTTTCAGCTGTTTGCCAGAGGAGGAGCTCCAGAAAGCCATGCTCAAACATGCCAAAGTGCCCTCTCCACGG GTTGGGCTGGAGACGGAGAAAGCGGTGCAGGACATAGAGGATCCTTCTGCTTACAG catagAAACAGCTAAACAGAAGCTGGAGCTGGACCGCATGCATAAGAATGCAGAACAGAGGAAACAGGAGCGGCGTAAGAGGCTGGCGGAACTGCAGAGTCGATTTCAAGCTTTACTGGAGCAGAACCAGAGTCTTCCTGAACACATCCGCCTCCATCGCTCG GAGTTTGAACTGGACCCGAGCTTCCGTGAAGAgactgaaagacagacagaagagaGAATGATGGAGGTCAGGAAAGAACTGGCCTGGGAGGAGGAGAGATACCGCATCGGCCTTAACAAACTACAGACAAT GTTCTGGGAGTCAGTGGTGGAGGACACGATTACGGTCCATGCGTTTAAGAGTGGACATAAGGTTTCTAACTACAGGCTGCTGGCTCTGTCTGCCATTCAGATGCACCTGCACCAGCATGGCACAGCGCCATCTCAGAGCGGACCCATGGAACAGGATCACTGGCAGAGCAAAGCACAGCCTGGCAAAGAAGCCAGCAACATTTCAC TGCAGGATGAGCTGGTAACAGATCCGGTGATGCAGTCGGGAAGCATGCAGGCAGGGTCTCGTAAACTGGCCAGCAGAGAGGCGGAGAAACTCCAGAAAGCTGCCGAGAAGGCAGAGAAAGCCCTAGCCATgatagagaagaggaaaaaagagTGGGCAGAACT CTATTCCTCTAAGCCTAGTGAGGACTATGAGGACCCTAAGGATGTGGAAGCGATCCGATTGGCTAAGGAGAAAATGGGCGACTTTAAGCTGAAGTCAGCAAAAGACTTTACTGTTCCTGAGCACCTGCGGATGAACGTGGAGAAGAAGAGACTGCAGTTAGTCGAACTGGAAAAAAAG ATCTTTGAGAAGAAGTCTGAGATGAACTCCCGTGTGATGGCTCTTAGGGACAGTAAGATGGAGATTGTGTCTCAGCTCCAGGCCCAGGTGGAGCAGTTACTGGAGGTCCAGCAGCACCTGCCACCTGAGAAGCATTGTCCACTGCCAGCTGTACCCGTCTTAATGCCAGAAGAGATGCCAGAGAGGAAACACAGATACACCCGGGCCACCCTGGAGCGTTACGCCACTCTTAGGGACAAGATGGCTTCCACTGGCCTGGAAGAACAACAGGATGAGCAGAATATCCTCGAGCTGCTTGAACAAGAGGAGCAAGGCACACACACTGAGGCTCAGGACACACACATTGAGAACGAAGGTGATGAAACGCACTCTCATAAGCAGGAAGTGGAGCTCACAGAGCTAGAAAAAGAGATTAGAGATATTGAGGAGTTCAGAAACCTGTGCCAGCAAGACCAGCTTCTTAAACAG ATGGAAGAGGCAGTGTGGCGCTTCGACGCCGAGTTGTGTGTGTTGCGTCATGAGAAGCAGGAGATGGATGTGTACATGAAACTTGCTGATCTGAGACACGTGACGCTTTTTGAGGAGCTGCTGCTTCTGAAGGAGTTTGAGAAGAGGGAGGACATACTACAGGAGCGACTGACCACCTATTTACAGGAAGAGGAAGAAATCAGG ACCAAGATGCACGAAAATAAGAAGCAGATGGAGCTGAAGAAGAGAGACATCCTGAGACTTCAAGGAAAGGAGAAAACAATCGCCGCCACTTTTCAGGCCTCACTGGGGGAGAACAACAAGTTTGAGGAATTTCTCACCAGAGTGTTTAAGAAAAAGATCAAGCGTACAAAGAAGAAAGAAACGCAGGGACGTGACG GTGGTGATGTGacggaggaggaagatgacagCGATGAAGACTCTGATGAAGAATCAGATGGGGATAATGATGAGGATTATGATGACCCTGAGACTGGAGTTCCTCTGGATGACAGTGTGTGTCCACAAA actGTGATCCCGAGCTTTTTGAGAACACACTGAGGTTGCGTGAACATCGTCtggatgtggaggagcagctgcAAGAGGAGATAAAAACTGTTGACGGTTTAAAGAAGGAGTATGACACACTGACCAAGAAA GAGAAGATTGTGCAGAACAATCGTAAAGCAGCAGAGGGTGATCTGGAGCTCATTAACCGAGAAAAGCAGCAGAAGCTGAATGAAGTGGATGTGGTGGTGCCACTCAGACTGCATCAG ATTGAATATGTGAATAATGGTCTATTACCGGGTAAGCTTGACTCAGCGTTAGTCCTGAACACAGCCGATCTACAACATCTGGAGAAGCGCATTAAGGAGCTGCAGCAGGAAAAGACTGAACAGCGAGAGCTCTATAAACACGCCAAGCAACAACACGTACAGCTCAGACATGACCTTAAAGACATGGAGGCCAAAATAAAGG TGTCGGAAGTACGTTGCGAGCAGCTGATGCTCAAGAAGTTCGGAGAGCTGGTTGATCTTGAAGTTCTGCAGACTCTGTCAGGCAACAGGAGAGTAGAGGAGATGAGACAGGAGATCAGAGAGCACGACACCAAATACACTAAGGAGCTCAAACACTGGGAG GCAAAAGTTATAGAAGCAAGAGAGGCACTGACAGAAATCACGAAACAAAACACGGAGAGACTACGTAAAATGAACAGCCTGCTCAGCCAGAAAAAAGCATTGGATGAACAACTTAATGCCAGACAGCAGAAGACG gTGGGTCAGTTCCGAGGCCGTCTGGTTGAGAAACAGGAATTGCAGAGGCTGCAGCAGCTGATAGCAGCTCAAACACAGGACATCGAAGCTCTCAGTGATGAGATCCATGCTCTTTCACGCAAAGATGGCCATGTTCTCCCTCCGCTCGAACCTGTCCTGCCTCCCATTCCTACcctgcaacacaaacacacagcaagcAATTCTGGTGTGCACAGGAAACTTAACCTCAGCAGCAAAGCTGTGAAAtag
- the LOC132145276 gene encoding cilia- and flagella-associated protein 44 isoform X2, with the protein MNLLHQTVGVEECDGNPEEEQKKSIPDDMHYSYEELCSKPFITADSNIPQNLLHLSHSFGYDCGRRGNLQLLDEHTLTFIAGNLLILLDMHTKKQHYIRSSSGGGIGAIMTHPSKQYLAVAEKGHQPNIIIYEYPSLRPYRILRGGTGCEYSFVDFNRDGSLLASVGGAPDYMLTLWDWRQEQVTLCNKAFSQDVYRVTFSPDSVGQLTTSGTGHIRFWKMANTFTGLKLQGLLGSFGKTTVTDIEGYVELPDGKVVSGSEWGNMLLWEGGLIKVELCRKGGRTCHSGTIYQFNLDEGELMTIGSDGAVRSWNLETIDTADAVDDSGLFEIEPMNEIIIGRNVSLHSMVKSSIPETSIWFAQDSNGCIWKLDLSFSNITQDPVCLFSFHAGAIQGMDVSEKSHLTATTALDSSVRVFDFLSKKELTICRFKQGGTTLTWASDMVNTAGGLLVVGFEDGVVRLLELFNTQSLHAVAGRTRSGDAELRLRQALKPHNAPVTAIAYERTGKIMATGSADSTVFFFTVGERYTPVGFVTVPGPVQGLEWSPQSHEKNTLLIFCQNGHVVEVQCPDPGAQTGGNTFQLSDLPTMHFCFSSIKSRIKREAEVALRQARKEEKKKEREKRLKKLKEQKPDATEEELQEEEKEEDEKEEELPPLYIPSPPSPLHCGFYSTPGSFWLSMGGYDSGYLYHCKFSEQQSDPLERTDEPCSFIPVHDADRNPILTINFNSSRQLLLCGMKDGSIRVYPVQASDHQLSSMQVYWALSVHDNHYGHVRHIRFSFDDTFVLTAGEDGNIFSFSCLPEEELQKAMLKHAKVPSPRVGLETEKAVQDIEDPSAYSIETAKQKLELDRMHKNAEQRKQERRKRLAELQSRFQALLEQNQSLPEHIRLHRSEFELDPSFREETERQTEERMMEVRKELAWEEERYRIGLNKLQTMFWESVVEDTITVHAFKSGHKVSNYRLLALSAIQMHLHQHGTAPSQSGPMEQDHWQSKAQPGKEASNISLQDELVTDPVMQSGSMQAGSRKLASREAEKLQKAAEKAEKALAMIEKRKKEWAELYSSKPSEDYEDPKDVEAIRLAKEKMGDFKLKSAKDFTVPEHLRMNVEKKRLQLVELEKKIFEKKSEMNSRVMALRDSKMEIVSQLQAQVEQLLEVQQHLPPEKHCPLPAVPVLMPEEMPERKHRYTRATLERYATLRDKMASTGLEEQQDEQNILELLEQEEQGTHTEAQDTHIENEGDETHSHKQEVELTELEKEIRDIEEFRNLCQQDQLLKQMEEAVWRFDAELCVLRHEKQEMDVYMKLADLRHVTLFEELLLLKEFEKREDILQERLTTYLQEEEEIRTKMHENKKQMELKKRDILRLQGKEKTIAATFQASLGENNKFEEFLTRVFKKKIKRTKKKETQGRDGGDVTEEEDDSDEDSDEESDGDNDEDYDDPETGVPLDDSVCPQNCDPELFENTLRLREHRLDVEEQLQEEIKTVDGLKKEYDTLTKKEKIVQNNRKAAEGDLELINREKQQKLNEVDVVVPLRLHQIEYVNNGLLPGKLDSALVLNTADLQHLEKRIKELQQEKTEQRELYKHAKQQHVQLRHDLKDMEAKIKVSEVRCEQLMLKKFGELVDLEVLQTLSGNRRVEEMRQEIREHDTKYTKELKHWEAKVIEAREALTEITKQNTERLRKMNSLLSQKKALDEQLNARQQKTVGQFRGRLVEKQELQRLQQLIAAQTQDIEALSDEIHALSRKDGHVLPPLEPVLPPIPTLQHKHTASNSGVHRKLNLSSKAVK; encoded by the exons ATGAACTTACTTCACCAG ACAGTGGGGGTTGAGGAGTGTGATGGAAACCCTGAGGAAGAGCAGAAGAAGTCGATCCCAGATGACATGCATTACAGCTATGAGGAACTGTGCTCCAAACCCTTCATCACTGCAGACTCCAACATCCCACAGAACCTGCTGCACCTCTC ACATTCATTTGGCTATGACTGTGGTCGGAGAGGAAACCTACAGCTGTTGGATGAGCATACGTTGACCTTCATAGCTGGGAATCTGCTTATCCTATTGGATATGCACACCAAAAAACAGCATTACATCCGCTCTAGCAGCGGGGGAGGAATCGGAGCCATTATG ACTCATCCAAGTAAGCAGTATCTTGCAGTGGCAGAGAAAGGCCATCAGCCTAACATCATCATATATGAGTATCCATCCCTGCGCCCTTACAGGATCCTCAGAG GTGGCACAGGCTGTGAATACAGCTTTGTGGATTTTAATCGTGATGGCTCTTTACTGGCCAGCGTGGGTGGAGCTCCAGACTACATGCTTACGCTGTGGGACTGGAGGCAGGAACAGGTGACACTGTGCAATAAAGCTTTCTCGCAGGATGTCTACAGGGTCACCTTTTCACCCGACAGTGTTGGACAGCTCACTACATCTGGCACTGGGCACATTAG ATTCTGGAAAATGGCTAATACATTCACTGGTTTAAAGTTGCAAGGGTTGCTGGGAAGTTTTGGAAAAACAACAGTTACAGATATAGAAGGATATGTGGAGCTTCCTGATGGAAAG GTTGTGTCAGGATCAGAGTGGGGTAACATGCTCCTTTGGGAGGGGGGTCTGATAAAAGTGGAATTATGCCGTAAAGGTGGACGCACTTGTCATAGCGGCACCATTTACCAGTTTAACCTGGATGAGGGAGAACTAATGACCATAGGATCTGATGGAGCAGTCAGA AGCTGGAACCTGGAGACCATAGACACGGCAGATGCAGTTGATGACAGCGGCCTGTTTGAGATTGAACCCATGAATGAGATAATAATCGGCCGTAATGTCAGCTTACATTCTATGGTCAAGAGCTCCATCCCAGAAACTTCCATCTGGTTTGCTCAG gaCTCTAATGGCTGTATTTGGAAATTGGATCTCTCATTCTCCAACATT ACCCAAGATCCAGTGTGTCTATTCTCATTTCATGCTGGTGCCATTCAGGGCATGGATGTTTCTGAAAAGAGCCATCTCACGGCCACTACAGCCTTGGACT CCTCAGTCAGGGTGTTTGACTTTCTTTCAAAGAAAGAGCTCACGATATGCCGCTTCAAACAAGGAGGGACAACACTCACATGGGCTTCAGACATG GTGAACACTGCCGGGGGTCTGCTGGTTGTGGGTTTTGAAGACGGCGTTGTACGTCTCTTGGAGCTGTTTAACACTCAGAGTCTGCACGCGGTTGCAGGACGCACACGCTCTGGAGATGCTGAACTCCGCCTGAGACAAGCTCTCAAACCCCACAATGCACCTGTGACCGCCATCGCCTACGAAAGAACTGGAAAGATCATGGCTACTGGG AGCGCAGACAGCACTGTTTTCTTCTTCACGGTGGGGGAAAGATACACACCAGTAGGGTTTGTTACAGTCCCAGGTCCTGTGCAAGGTCTGGAGTGGTCACCTCAGTCACAT GAGAAAAACACTCTGCTGATCTTCTGTCAAAATGGTCATGTGGTGGAAGTTCAGTGTCCTGATCCCGGAGCTCAGACTGGTGGAAACACCTTTCAACTCTCAGATCTTCCCACAATGCATTTCTGCTTCAGCAGCATCAAGTCCCGAATTAAG AGAGAAGCAGAGGTAGCACTCAGGCAGGCCAGAAAAGAGGAGAAgaagaaagagagggaaaaaCGCTTGAAGAAATTAAAGGAGCAGAAGCCAGATGCCACAGAGGAGGAACTACAGGAGGAAGAAAAAGAAGAGGATGAGAAGGAAGAGGAACTGCCACCTCTTTACATTCCATCTCCACCCAGTCCTCTACACTGCGGCTTTTACTCAACACCAGGGTCATTCTGGCTTTCTATG GGTGGCTATGACTCAGGGTATTTGTACCACTGTAAGTTCTCTGAACAGCAGAGCGATCCATTAGAGAGGACAGATGAGCCCTGTTCCTTCATACCTGTGCATGATGCAGACAGAAACCCCATTCTCACCATCAATTTCAA TTCGAGCAGACAGTTGTTGTTATGTGGCATGAAGGATGGCAGTATTCGGGTGTACCCTGTACAGGCCTCAGACCATCAGCTCAGCTCCATGCAGGTGTACTGGGCCCTCAGCGTCCATGACAACCACTACGGCCATGTGCGCCACATCCGCTTCAGCTTTGATGACACATTTGTCCTGACCGCAGGAGAGGATGGCAACATCTTCTCTTTCAGCTGTTTGCCAGAGGAGGAGCTCCAGAAAGCCATGCTCAAACATGCCAAAGTGCCCTCTCCACGG GTTGGGCTGGAGACGGAGAAAGCGGTGCAGGACATAGAGGATCCTTCTGCTTACAG catagAAACAGCTAAACAGAAGCTGGAGCTGGACCGCATGCATAAGAATGCAGAACAGAGGAAACAGGAGCGGCGTAAGAGGCTGGCGGAACTGCAGAGTCGATTTCAAGCTTTACTGGAGCAGAACCAGAGTCTTCCTGAACACATCCGCCTCCATCGCTCG GAGTTTGAACTGGACCCGAGCTTCCGTGAAGAgactgaaagacagacagaagagaGAATGATGGAGGTCAGGAAAGAACTGGCCTGGGAGGAGGAGAGATACCGCATCGGCCTTAACAAACTACAGACAAT GTTCTGGGAGTCAGTGGTGGAGGACACGATTACGGTCCATGCGTTTAAGAGTGGACATAAGGTTTCTAACTACAGGCTGCTGGCTCTGTCTGCCATTCAGATGCACCTGCACCAGCATGGCACAGCGCCATCTCAGAGCGGACCCATGGAACAGGATCACTGGCAGAGCAAAGCACAGCCTGGCAAAGAAGCCAGCAACATTTCAC TGCAGGATGAGCTGGTAACAGATCCGGTGATGCAGTCGGGAAGCATGCAGGCAGGGTCTCGTAAACTGGCCAGCAGAGAGGCGGAGAAACTCCAGAAAGCTGCCGAGAAGGCAGAGAAAGCCCTAGCCATgatagagaagaggaaaaaagagTGGGCAGAACT CTATTCCTCTAAGCCTAGTGAGGACTATGAGGACCCTAAGGATGTGGAAGCGATCCGATTGGCTAAGGAGAAAATGGGCGACTTTAAGCTGAAGTCAGCAAAAGACTTTACTGTTCCTGAGCACCTGCGGATGAACGTGGAGAAGAAGAGACTGCAGTTAGTCGAACTGGAAAAAAAG ATCTTTGAGAAGAAGTCTGAGATGAACTCCCGTGTGATGGCTCTTAGGGACAGTAAGATGGAGATTGTGTCTCAGCTCCAGGCCCAGGTGGAGCAGTTACTGGAGGTCCAGCAGCACCTGCCACCTGAGAAGCATTGTCCACTGCCAGCTGTACCCGTCTTAATGCCAGAAGAGATGCCAGAGAGGAAACACAGATACACCCGGGCCACCCTGGAGCGTTACGCCACTCTTAGGGACAAGATGGCTTCCACTGGCCTGGAAGAACAACAGGATGAGCAGAATATCCTCGAGCTGCTTGAACAAGAGGAGCAAGGCACACACACTGAGGCTCAGGACACACACATTGAGAACGAAGGTGATGAAACGCACTCTCATAAGCAGGAAGTGGAGCTCACAGAGCTAGAAAAAGAGATTAGAGATATTGAGGAGTTCAGAAACCTGTGCCAGCAAGACCAGCTTCTTAAACAG ATGGAAGAGGCAGTGTGGCGCTTCGACGCCGAGTTGTGTGTGTTGCGTCATGAGAAGCAGGAGATGGATGTGTACATGAAACTTGCTGATCTGAGACACGTGACGCTTTTTGAGGAGCTGCTGCTTCTGAAGGAGTTTGAGAAGAGGGAGGACATACTACAGGAGCGACTGACCACCTATTTACAGGAAGAGGAAGAAATCAGG ACCAAGATGCACGAAAATAAGAAGCAGATGGAGCTGAAGAAGAGAGACATCCTGAGACTTCAAGGAAAGGAGAAAACAATCGCCGCCACTTTTCAGGCCTCACTGGGGGAGAACAACAAGTTTGAGGAATTTCTCACCAGAGTGTTTAAGAAAAAGATCAAGCGTACAAAGAAGAAAGAAACGCAGGGACGTGACG GTGGTGATGTGacggaggaggaagatgacagCGATGAAGACTCTGATGAAGAATCAGATGGGGATAATGATGAGGATTATGATGACCCTGAGACTGGAGTTCCTCTGGATGACAGTGTGTGTCCACAAA actGTGATCCCGAGCTTTTTGAGAACACACTGAGGTTGCGTGAACATCGTCtggatgtggaggagcagctgcAAGAGGAGATAAAAACTGTTGACGGTTTAAAGAAGGAGTATGACACACTGACCAAGAAA GAGAAGATTGTGCAGAACAATCGTAAAGCAGCAGAGGGTGATCTGGAGCTCATTAACCGAGAAAAGCAGCAGAAGCTGAATGAAGTGGATGTGGTGGTGCCACTCAGACTGCATCAG ATTGAATATGTGAATAATGGTCTATTACCGGGTAAGCTTGACTCAGCGTTAGTCCTGAACACAGCCGATCTACAACATCTGGAGAAGCGCATTAAGGAGCTGCAGCAGGAAAAGACTGAACAGCGAGAGCTCTATAAACACGCCAAGCAACAACACGTACAGCTCAGACATGACCTTAAAGACATGGAGGCCAAAATAAAGG TGTCGGAAGTACGTTGCGAGCAGCTGATGCTCAAGAAGTTCGGAGAGCTGGTTGATCTTGAAGTTCTGCAGACTCTGTCAGGCAACAGGAGAGTAGAGGAGATGAGACAGGAGATCAGAGAGCACGACACCAAATACACTAAGGAGCTCAAACACTGGGAG GCAAAAGTTATAGAAGCAAGAGAGGCACTGACAGAAATCACGAAACAAAACACGGAGAGACTACGTAAAATGAACAGCCTGCTCAGCCAGAAAAAAGCATTGGATGAACAACTTAATGCCAGACAGCAGAAGACG gTGGGTCAGTTCCGAGGCCGTCTGGTTGAGAAACAGGAATTGCAGAGGCTGCAGCAGCTGATAGCAGCTCAAACACAGGACATCGAAGCTCTCAGTGATGAGATCCATGCTCTTTCACGCAAAGATGGCCATGTTCTCCCTCCGCTCGAACCTGTCCTGCCTCCCATTCCTACcctgcaacacaaacacacagcaagcAATTCTGGTGTGCACAGGAAACTTAACCTCAGCAGCAAAGCTGTGAAAtag